The Elusimicrobiota bacterium DNA window GATCGCGGTGGGCCTCTCCTACCGCGTCAGCCGCATCCAGGTCGACTACGGCTTCAACATCCCGCTGGGGACCGTCTCCAACACCATGGGGACGCACCGCATGGGGATGAGCTTCCGCTTCGGCCGCCCCCGCGGGGCGGAGCCGAAGTTCTCCGAGGCCATCCTCGAGAACATGCGCGAGCTCGCCGAGGTCGGGACCCCCGAGTTCCGGGCCCAGGCCGAGGACCTCGCGCTCTACAAGCGCACCGCCCAGCGCGAGTTCCTGCGCCAGGCGCGCCTGGACACGGCGGAAGGCCGCTTCGCCGACGCCCGCGAGAAGCTCGCGCAGGCGGCGGGCCTCAACCCCAGCGACCGGGGCCTCGCGATGAGCCTCGAGCGCATGAGCGCGGTCTCCGGGACCTTCCCGCTGGTGACCCAGTTCCACACGGACGCGGGAGAGGCCGCCCTCTACGAGGGCGTCATGGACTTCCTCTCCGGGAAGGACCGCGAGGCGCTGCGCAAGTTCTCCTACGCGCAGAGCCTCAACCCGGCCGACGAGCGCTACGAGCGCATGCTCCAGGTCGTGGAGGGCAAGGCGGGCGTGGCGCGCGCGCCGGCGCCTGCGGCGCCGACGACGGCGCCGACGCTCGGGCGCGAGAAGATCGTGGGCGCGAGCCTCGCGCTCATGGAGGTCGCGCTGCGCGACGGCGACTACGACAAGGTCCTCAAACTCGCGCGCGAGGTCCTCGAGGTCGCGCCGGAGAACGTGCTCGCGCACAAGCGCATGGCGACCGCGTACTACGCGCAGAAGGACTATCCGAAGGCGCTGAAGTCCCTGCGCCTGGCCCACCGCTTCGAGGTTGACGCGGAGGCCCGGAGGTCGCTAAAGTCCTACATCGACGCGCTGGTGCAGCTCATGGAGCGCAAGGCCCGGGAGGTCGAGCGCGCCGCCCAGCCGGTCGAGAAGCCGGCGGCCGCAGCCGCGCCGGCGCCGCTGGAGATCCAGCGCCTCTACGAGGCCGGCGTCGACCTCTACGCGCAGGGGCGCCTCAGCGAGGCCGCGACCATGTTCCAGCGCATCCTGGACGTGGACGCGAACAACGCCTCGGCCCGGCGCGCGCTTCAGCGCGTGCAGGCCGAGATCCTGCAGGGAGGCTCGCGCTAGCCGGAAGCGAGGAAACGATGACGATACGCCTGAAGCTCATGGTCGCGATGACGACGCTCTTCGCCGTCTCGTTCGGCGGCCTGGGCTACGGACTCGTGACCCTGCAGGAGCGGCATCTCGTCGCGGAGAGCCAGGACCGCGTGCGCATCATCGAGGGCACCGTCGAGCGCGCTGCGCGCGACGCCCTCCTCAACCGCGACGAGGTGCTGCTGATCAGCTACGTGAAGTTCCTGCAGGCGCAGTTCCCCTCCATCGCCTACTGCCGCATCCAGTGGGAGGAGGGGACCCACTCCGAGACTCGCACGGTGGGGACCGCGCGCTCGGGTCCGGAGCTCTTCGAGCGCCTCATCATCGTCCGGGATCCCGCCGACGGCCGGCGGCGCGTCTCCCTCTCCGTCGGCATCGACGGAGAGGAGCTCAGCGCCCGCGTCAAGCAGCAGGTCGGCCGGCTGCAGCGCGACCTCGCGCGGCTCTTCGGCATCACCCTCATCGCGACCCTGCTCTTCACGGGCTGGTTCGCGAGCCGACTCACGCAGCCCCTGCACGCGCTTTCCGAGGGCGCCGCGCAGATCGCGAAGGGCCGGCTCGGCCTGCGCCTCGAGTGGAGGTCCAAAGACGAGATCGGGGCGCTCGTCGAGTCCTTCAACAACATGTCGGCGCGCCTCGAGGACCTCGACGCGATGAAGCGCGACTTCGTCTCCTCGGTCACCCACGAGCTGCGCTCGCCGCTGGGGGCCATCGAGTCCTTCCTGAACCTCCTGCAGGCCAAGGCCGCGGGAGGGCAGTCGGCCGACCCGCAGCAGTTCTGGGAGTACTTCGGCCGCATCCAGGCCAACGTACGGCGGCTCTCGGGCTTCATCAACGACCTCCTCGACGTCGCCAAGATCGAGCGCGGGAAGATGGAGTGCCACCTCAAGCCGACGCGTCTGCAGGGCGTCGCCGACGAGGTCGTCCAGTTCTTCGAGGCGAAGAGCCGGGAGCTGAACATCACGCTCTCCAACCGGCTCGACGCGGGCATCGGCGAGGTCCAGGCCGACCCGGAACGGGTGCGGCAGGTGCTCGTGAACCTCATCGCGAACGCCTTGAAGTTCACCCCCTCCGGCGGCCAGGTCTGGATCCAGGGAGAGGCCTACCGCGAGGGCGGGGCGCGCTTCCTCGAGGTCGCGGTCGCCGACACGGGGCGCGGGATGGACGACGAGGACCTCCGGAACCTCTTCCAGCGCTTCCAGCAGGGCAAGAACATCCAGTCCGGAGTGCACGGGACCAAGGGCACCGGACTGGGGCTCTTCATCGTGAAGTCCATCGTGGAGGCGCACGGAGGGAAGGTCAGCGCGCGCTCCGCGCCGGGGAAGGGGACGCAGTTCCTTTTCACCCTCCGGATGTCGTAAGATGAGAGGCGAAGCGGAGGAAAGGATGCCCGTGAAAGTGCTGGTCGTCGACGACGAGGACGATTTTCGCGTCATCATCAAGGACGTGCTCGACGGGGCGGGCTTCGACGTGCGCCTCGCCACCGACGGCATGGACGGGCTCGCCAAGGCGGAGGAGTTCAAGCCCGACGCGGTGCTCGTCGATTGGATGATGCCCAAGATGGACGGACAGTCCTTCGTGCAGGCTCTGCGCCGCTCCCCCGCCACCGCCGAGGTCCCGGTGATCATGCTCACCGTCAAGCAGACCGCCGACGACGAACTCGAGGCCCTGCACTTCGGCGTCGACGACTTCATCATCAAGCCCTTCAAGCCGGAGGACCTCCTCGCGCGCCTGCGCGCGGTCCTGCGGCGCGCCCGCGCCTGACGCGGTCGACGA harbors:
- a CDS encoding type IX secretion system membrane protein PorP/SprF, which gives rise to MKNTILLLAVLLAAASIRPAEAAYDDVGVGARVTGMGNAFTAVADDAYAVYYNPAGLGIIDRPQLTTTYSKLFTGLSDKSNLQNSFLAYAQPIDGGRKGGWGAAWNYFTLDDLYKEMSVYGSYGRRLFAEAAPHGFYAGASMKYLTRSLGHVAAADNAFSNTGVADQGVDPVLQKGGQSNMDFDLGFLYRPRPKVSLGLAIQHLFEPNIAISSSDSDKLGRNVKLGAAYQTGWMTLTSELQLLKAPNGATDRVMTVAGEKWLPTLVHGTFGLRGALGFGDRDYRQIAVGLSYRVSRIQVDYGFNIPLGTVSNTMGTHRMGMSFRFGRPRGAEPKFSEAILENMRELAEVGTPEFRAQAEDLALYKRTAQREFLRQARLDTAEGRFADAREKLAQAAGLNPSDRGLAMSLERMSAVSGTFPLVTQFHTDAGEAALYEGVMDFLSGKDREALRKFSYAQSLNPADERYERMLQVVEGKAGVARAPAPAAPTTAPTLGREKIVGASLALMEVALRDGDYDKVLKLAREVLEVAPENVLAHKRMATAYYAQKDYPKALKSLRLAHRFEVDAEARRSLKSYIDALVQLMERKAREVERAAQPVEKPAAAAAPAPLEIQRLYEAGVDLYAQGRLSEAATMFQRILDVDANNASARRALQRVQAEILQGGSR
- a CDS encoding HAMP domain-containing sensor histidine kinase yields the protein MTIRLKLMVAMTTLFAVSFGGLGYGLVTLQERHLVAESQDRVRIIEGTVERAARDALLNRDEVLLISYVKFLQAQFPSIAYCRIQWEEGTHSETRTVGTARSGPELFERLIIVRDPADGRRRVSLSVGIDGEELSARVKQQVGRLQRDLARLFGITLIATLLFTGWFASRLTQPLHALSEGAAQIAKGRLGLRLEWRSKDEIGALVESFNNMSARLEDLDAMKRDFVSSVTHELRSPLGAIESFLNLLQAKAAGGQSADPQQFWEYFGRIQANVRRLSGFINDLLDVAKIERGKMECHLKPTRLQGVADEVVQFFEAKSRELNITLSNRLDAGIGEVQADPERVRQVLVNLIANALKFTPSGGQVWIQGEAYREGGARFLEVAVADTGRGMDDEDLRNLFQRFQQGKNIQSGVHGTKGTGLGLFIVKSIVEAHGGKVSARSAPGKGTQFLFTLRMS
- a CDS encoding response regulator → MPVKVLVVDDEDDFRVIIKDVLDGAGFDVRLATDGMDGLAKAEEFKPDAVLVDWMMPKMDGQSFVQALRRSPATAEVPVIMLTVKQTADDELEALHFGVDDFIIKPFKPEDLLARLRAVLRRARA